The following coding sequences lie in one Apium graveolens cultivar Ventura chromosome 1, ASM990537v1, whole genome shotgun sequence genomic window:
- the LOC141717842 gene encoding uncharacterized protein LOC141717842 yields MDNLVEKSHDYHLTNFKKKSNFELHWRELFRHPKWRPPPTSASSKRTKLSSSGAYSSEGNNDTPTSEEFELVRPQGTKAATSRKGKGKGKATAAEVAEYESIQVADKRRMDIMEELNEIRLKELAVKQSEVDLQIIMADTSTMNDAQRMAHAKLLEKIMARNYSTTSTPRKSIYRNREGGHERLMNDYFSSNPVYPENLFRRRFRMGRHIFLRIVDVVSNSDPYFQQRIDAVGRKGLSPLQKCTAAMRMLAYSVSADDVDDYVRIGENTAVECLKKFTAAVCTVFEGEYLRKPNSNDVQRLLQMGEARGFPAWKGMFMSGHKGVATIILEAIASSDLWIWHAFFGVAGSNNDINVLDRSPVFDDVLQGRAPEVNYTINGNNYNVGYYLTDGIYHEWSTFVKTIPRPHNENKKLFAKYQESQRKDVERAFGVLQSRFAIVRGPTRFWDKADLGRIMRACIIIHNMIVEDERDTYATQFGPLPTYDDTTNGLPEPNLGEESFVPYETYVQNNMQMRDRHTHHQLKNDLVEHISQFHNNRYFF; encoded by the exons ATGGATAATTTGGTCGAGAAATCTCACGATTATCATTTAACTAATTTCAAGAAGAAGTCCAACTTTGAGCTTCATTGGCGTGAGCTTTTTAGACATCCCAAGTGGAGACCTCCTCCAACTAGTGCAAGTTCTAAAAGAACTAAATTAAGTAGTTCTGGAGCTTACTCATCAGAAGGAAATAACGATACACCaacatctgaagaatttgaacTGGTTCGTCCTCAAGGTACAAAAGCTGCAACTAGTAGAAAGGGAAAAGGAAAGGGGAAGGCCACAGCTGCAGAAGTTGCTGAATATGAATCTATACAAGTTGCAGACAAAAGAAGAATGGACATAATGGAAGAATTAAACGAAATTCGACTAAAGGAGCTTGCGGTGAAGCAAAGTGAGGTCGATTTACAAATCATTATGGCGGATACTAGTACAATGAATGATGCTCAACGAATGGCTCATGCTAAACTGCTTGAGAAAATTATGGCAAGAAACTA CTCAACGACATCCACGCCTCGTAAAAGTATTTACAGAAATCGTGAAGGAGGTCATGAACGTCTAATGAATGATTATTTTTCGTCAAATCCAGTATATCCAGAAAATTTATTCCGGCGAAGATTTCGTATGGGAAGACATATTTTTCTTCGTATTGTGGATGTTGTCTCAAATTCTGATCCATATTTTCAACAGAGGATTGATGCAGTTGGAAGAAAAGGTTTATCACCTTTACAAAAATGCACTGCAGCAATGCGTATGTTGGCTTATAGTGTCTctgctgatgatgttgatgattATGTTCGTATTGGAGAGAATACTGCGGTTGAATGCTTGAAAAAATTCACCGCTGCTGTATGTACAGTATTTGAGGGTGAATACTTACGAAAGCCGAACTCGAATGATGTGCAACGTTTATTACAAATGGGTGAAGCTCGTGGCTTTCCTG CATGGAAGGGAATGTTCATGAGTGGTCACAAAGGAGTTGCAACAATTATACTTGAAGCAATTGCATCATCCGATCTATGGATATGGCATGCATTTTTCGGAGTTGCTGGATCAAATAATGACATAAATGTCTTGGATCGGTCACCAGTATTTGATGATGTGCTACAAGGTCGTGCTCCAGAGGTAAATTATACTATCAATGGAAATAATTATAATGTGGGATATTACTTAACAGATGGAATCTATCATGAATGGTCAACATTCGTTAAAACAATACCTCGTCCACACAATGAGAATAAAAAATTATTTGCAAAATATCAAGAAAGCCAACGAAAAGACGTTGAACGAGCGTTTGGTGTGTTACAGTCTCGTTTCGCAATTGTACGTGGTCCGACACGCTTTTGGGACAAAGCAGATCTTGGGAGAATCATGAGAGCATGCATTATTATACATAATATGATTGTTGAAGACGAGAGAGACACATATGCTACTCAATTTGGTCCACTACCAACCTATGATGATACAACAAATGGGTTACCGGAACCAAATTTAGGGGAAGAATCATTTGTCCCGTACGAAACATATGTCCAAAACAATATGCAGATGCGTGATAGACATACACATCATCAGCTAAAAAATGATTTAGTTGAGCATATCTCGCAGTTTCATAATAATCGTTATTTTTTTTAA